The Candidatus Didemnitutus sp. nucleotide sequence AACGCGGAGGGACAACTCAAGGTTGGCTGTGGGTGATCAGCCGCCCCGGCGGTGATGTCGTCTTCGATTGGCGGCTGTCGCGCCGACACGGCGAACTCACGTCCCTGCTCGGCGACTACCGCGGACTGCTTCAGTCCGATGCGTATGCTGCGTATCCGTCGTTTGCTCGCGAGCGCGAAGGCGTCGTGTGGCTGGGTTGCTGGGCGCACGCGCGGCGTTACTGGGTCGAGGCGTTGCCGGAATCGCCGAAGGCGGTGAACTTGATGCTACGCTTGATCGGCGAACTTTACCTGCGTGAACGCGAATGGGACGCTGCGAATGTCGGCACGGCGCGGGCCGCGCTGCGCCAGGAGCACTTTGCTCGACCCCTGCGTTGGCTGCGGCGACTCGCGATCGGCCTGCGCACGCGCCATCTGCCGCGCTCGCTCATCGGCAAGGCCTGCACGTATCTGCTCGATAACTGGGAACCGCTCACCGCGCATCTGCGCCACAGCGAGAGTCGCCTCGACAATAACCTCGTCGAAAACGCCATCCGCCCCTCGGCCATCGGAAAGAAGAACTGGCTCTTCATCGGCCATCCCGACGCCGGTCAGCGCTCCGCCATCATCTACTCGATCGTCGTCTCCTGTCAGCGCCACGGAAAGGATCCGCTCGCTTACCTCCGCGACGTGCTCACGCGCCTGCCGCAGATGACCAACCAAGACGATATCGCAGCTCTCACTCCCGCTCGTTGGTCTGCCTCGTAATGGTGGCTACTACGAGAACGACTCGTAGGCAGTAGTCATCATCCTCAACAGAGTCTCTGTCAGATTAGTGGCTACTACGAGTCGTCAATGAGGACGCCCGTCGGACGCATACGCTCGCGTCGCTGACCGCACCGTCCGATCACACGTCCACGATGGCGATGCCGTGGGCTGCGAGCTTCAGGGTGCGCGTGGCGCGCGCGTTGGCGAGGGCCACGGTCGTCGACTGCGGTTCACCGGCGTTGTTGATCACGACGAGCTTCTTCACCGCCGGGAAGTAGCTGGCCTCGGTCTTCACGTTGTCCGCGTGCCAGACGCTCCACGCGGCGTCCTGCGACGCGGCCCAGTAGAGCGCGCGGTGCAGCAGTCGCGTGTTCTCAAAGTTGAACTTGAACCCGCTCAGGTAAACCGCGCGGCCGCGCCCGAAGGCGTGCGTGGCGAGACGCGGCGTGCCGTCGCGCTCGGCGAGCACGGTCGTGTCGCCGTTGAAGACGTAGATGCCGTCCACGTCCTTGCCGAGGTCGAGCGGCGTGGTGATGTCCGCCGTGATGAAGTGCGCAGCGACTGGCGCGGCGGGCGGAGCGAACTTGAACTTGCCGTTGGCGACGCGGTCGCCGGTGTCGCGGTCGAGGCCGAAGACGCGCGCGAGCTTGAAGCACTGGCCGGGACGCGGGCGCGCCGACGGCTCGCCGATGCCGATGACGCCGCCGCCCTTTTGCGCGAACTCCGTGAGGATCGTCTCGACGCGCGGGTCGTCCCAATAATGCCCGCCGCTCCATGCCGAGCCGGCGCGGCCGCAGTTGATCACGGCTTTCACGCCGCGCGGCACGCCGTTTTTCACCAAGTCGTCGAAGCTGATGAACTGCGCGTCGAGCGCGAGGCCGGCGAGGGATTCGAGCACGTCGTAGAGCGCGACGCCCGGCGTGAAGTGCCCCGAGCAGGTCCACGCGCGCAGGTCGCCCCACGCGGTGAGCACGGCGACCTTGAACGGTGCGACCCACGGGCGGCCGCCGGCGTGGAAGGATTTCAGGAGGCGGAACTCGCGCGCGAGTCCCTCGATGTAGTCCTGAAAATCCGGGAACGGCTCGACGAGCGAGAGGTAGCCGCCGAGGCCGATGCGATCGATGGGCGCGCGCACGAGACCGCGGCGCGCATCGATCCAGAAATTCTTCGCGTCGAGCGTGGGGTTGCCGCCGGCCTTGAAGGTCGGTTCGCCCTTCAAGCCCGTGGGGAACAGATACGGGTGCAGACGGAGCTCGCGGGTCTTCGCGCCGGTGGAGTGCGCACAGAGGCGCACCTCGAACGCGTTGAACACGCACTTGATCAGGCCGTCGAAGCCGAACTCCTTGAAACGCGGGCTGCTCGGCTCCACGCCAACCCAGTGGTCGTCGTAGAACACGTAGGCGAGTTTCTCGTAGCGGTGCACGAGATCGATGCACTTGCGGCCAAACTCGATCACGAAGTCGTGCACGAAATCCATGTAGTCGCGGTAGCGGCGCGACGGGGCGTTGTGCGTCGAGTTGTAGAGGCCGCCGTTGACGAAATCCTCCGACGTGAGCCGGTAGCCGAATTTCTTCTCGAAGAGCGTGAGCGCGCGCGGGCTGACGGTCATGGCGTAGTCGCCCCAATCGGAATAGATGTCCCGGAGCTTCGCGTGATCCGCGCCCCAGAACCACGAGAAGTTGTAGAACATCGACGT carries:
- a CDS encoding IS66 family transposase — its product is MSAAAINPEEIQFLREENAVLRAQIEWLKKQLFGAGKSEKLDRAQLLLKLAELEKLTAAAEAPTQTITYERASAPREKRPLAAETFAKLPVKETIEIVPEPVRAEPERYERIGEERTFEVDVVPPQLFKREIVRPKFKRRDDREQPPVIAPAPARPVQGGYASAGLLAWIALSKYVDHAPLYRLEQMSARWGASISRQTMADWIAITAQWLEPIYRRMQTELLGGGYVQADETPVRCNDPDEKRGGTTQGWLWVISRPGGDVVFDWRLSRRHGELTSLLGDYRGLLQSDAYAAYPSFAREREGVVWLGCWAHARRYWVEALPESPKAVNLMLRLIGELYLREREWDAANVGTARAALRQEHFARPLRWLRRLAIGLRTRHLPRSLIGKACTYLLDNWEPLTAHLRHSESRLDNNLVENAIRPSAIGKKNWLFIGHPDAGQRSAIIYSIVVSCQRHGKDPLAYLRDVLTRLPQMTNQDDIAALTPARWSAS
- the gnpA gene encoding 1,3-beta-galactosyl-N-acetylhexosamine phosphorylase, with the translated sequence MTNPPDLSHGDFTLPGEAGYEQLTLRLAKKWGADTIRDSDGTQLSPEIVQSGYAIYSTVCLVRSVQPWARVHRDKLQQNFLMSFPVVAAKARTTITLLAGYYTEQFVVNFGDSPKRWWQVFDRTTGKEVAKTKWSFNAKKGTVTIEGTMPGHQYTVNFLAFRTWEEISMYNHLTNNWGDREHLAAVDPMQPETQQVLLEFLEKWLRDHADTKVVRFTSMFYNFSWFWGADHAKLRDIYSDWGDYAMTVSPRALTLFEKKFGYRLTSEDFVNGGLYNSTHNAPSRRYRDYMDFVHDFVIEFGRKCIDLVHRYEKLAYVFYDDHWVGVEPSSPRFKEFGFDGLIKCVFNAFEVRLCAHSTGAKTRELRLHPYLFPTGLKGEPTFKAGGNPTLDAKNFWIDARRGLVRAPIDRIGLGGYLSLVEPFPDFQDYIEGLAREFRLLKSFHAGGRPWVAPFKVAVLTAWGDLRAWTCSGHFTPGVALYDVLESLAGLALDAQFISFDDLVKNGVPRGVKAVINCGRAGSAWSGGHYWDDPRVETILTEFAQKGGGVIGIGEPSARPRPGQCFKLARVFGLDRDTGDRVANGKFKFAPPAAPVAAHFITADITTPLDLGKDVDGIYVFNGDTTVLAERDGTPRLATHAFGRGRAVYLSGFKFNFENTRLLHRALYWAASQDAAWSVWHADNVKTEASYFPAVKKLVVINNAGEPQSTTVALANARATRTLKLAAHGIAIVDV